One segment of Rosa chinensis cultivar Old Blush chromosome 6, RchiOBHm-V2, whole genome shotgun sequence DNA contains the following:
- the LOC112172191 gene encoding NADH dehydrogenase [ubiquinone] iron-sulfur protein 4, mitochondrial isoform X1 has translation MASSLRHGFTKARSPILSRTRWLSSESQALVETRIPDVGIISGIPEQHLKRRVVIYSPARTASQQGSGKVGKWKINFLSTQKWENPLMGWTSTGDPYANVGEAALTFESEEAAREFAEKHGWDYTVRKRHTPLLRVKSYADNFKWKGLPKSEEE, from the exons ATGGCAAGCTCTCTACGACATGGATTCACCAAAGCCCGATCACCTATTCTCTCCCGGACCAGATGGTTGTCGTCGGAATCTCAGGCCCTGGTGGAGACCAGGATCCCCGACGTCGGAATCATATCTGGAATCCCCGAACAGCATCTCAAAAGAAGG GTCGTAATTTATTCTCCTGCTCGAACAGCATCACAGCAAGGTTCTGGGAAAGTTGGGAAATGGAAAATTAATTTCCTTTCTACGCAGAA GTGGGAAAATCCATTGATGGGTTGGACATCCACAGGTGATCCCTATGCCAATGTGGGTGAGGCAGCGCTGACTTTCGAAAGTGAAGAAGCTGCAAGGGAATTTGCTGAGAAACATGGTTGGGATTATACG GTCAGGAAGCGTCACACACCACTTCTAAGG GTCAAGAGTTATGCAGATAACTTCAAGTGGAAGGGGCTACCGAAGAGCGAGGAGGAGTGA
- the LOC112172191 gene encoding NADH dehydrogenase [ubiquinone] iron-sulfur protein 4, mitochondrial isoform X2 → MASSLRHGFTKARSPILSRTRWLSSESQALVETRIPDVGIISGIPEQHLKRRENFDDGSGSSVDFTSSIVWENPLMGWTSTGDPYANVGEAALTFESEEAAREFAEKHGWDYTVRKRHTPLLRVKSYADNFKWKGLPKSEEE, encoded by the exons ATGGCAAGCTCTCTACGACATGGATTCACCAAAGCCCGATCACCTATTCTCTCCCGGACCAGATGGTTGTCGTCGGAATCTCAGGCCCTGGTGGAGACCAGGATCCCCGACGTCGGAATCATATCTGGAATCCCCGAACAGCATCTCAAAAGAAGG GAAAATTTCGATGATGGATCAGGTTCTTCCGTAGATTTTACTTCATCAATTGT GTGGGAAAATCCATTGATGGGTTGGACATCCACAGGTGATCCCTATGCCAATGTGGGTGAGGCAGCGCTGACTTTCGAAAGTGAAGAAGCTGCAAGGGAATTTGCTGAGAAACATGGTTGGGATTATACG GTCAGGAAGCGTCACACACCACTTCTAAGG GTCAAGAGTTATGCAGATAACTTCAAGTGGAAGGGGCTACCGAAGAGCGAGGAGGAGTGA
- the LOC112172190 gene encoding uncharacterized protein LOC112172190 — protein sequence MIKTLNPYNSTNTAKTAEIMSRYRPIAPRPETSATTTTGESPALSQKIRDSPYLRSLWPQLQARPTRTRKRGRAAISPPTLKRQRPNHGFGLSPPCHVTSPAKNLTLDGFPHPLSQLPLPNQLGSASTSLENTSLVTLPLLSYPSSVPIVPNQAVVPAELNLMKPSGGEDLLIDLNSVAEIPEEKDLLKQLQGTPSLTTTTPTTPSVIAPQPIRPVGSSISVGCISTDPRLAPAVQAPKKPEDVEKEVESEALPAIISDSHNKVRMANAAYKEMVGQPECSWLDSMVASSCKRISGEVTLQLSDTRVPTLSNGFSCWVTIEWGNEMDKHAVNAFCDVIKLACESKDYLFTWRFHTHSREASQSSSNEIATCN from the coding sequence ATGATCAAGACTTTGAATCCTTACAACTCCACCAACACAGCAAAAACGGCTGAGATTATGTCCAGGTACAGGCCCATAGCACCAAGGCCTGAGACTAGTGCAACCACCACTACAGGTGAGAGCCCTGCCCTGTCTCAGAAGATCAGGGACTCCCCTTACCTTCGAAGCCTCTGGCCTCAATTGCAGGCAAGACCAACAAGAACCAGGAAGAGGGGTCGAGCTGCAATTTCGCCACCAACCCTCAAAAGGCAAAGACCAAACCATGGATTTGGGCTCTCTCCTCCTTGCCATGTAACATCCCCTGCCAAAAATTTAACCTTGGATGGTTTTCCTCATCCTCTTTCACAGCTTCCATTACCAAACCAGCTTGGATCAGCCAGCACCAGCCTTGAAAACACCAGTCTGGTgactctgcctcttctatcatACCCTTCTTCGGTTCCCATTGTCCCAAACCAAGCAGTGGTGCCAGCTGAACTCAATTTAATGAAACCTTCTGGAGGAGAAGACCTGCTCATAGATTTGAACTCTGTAGCTGAAATTCCCGAGGAGAAAGACCTGCTGAAGCAACTACAAGGAACCCCATCCCTTACTACTACTACTCCTACCACCCCCAGTGTCATAGCACCTCAGCCAATTCGACCCGTGGGCTCGAGCATAAGCGTTGGCTGCATCAGCACAGACCCAAGGTTAGCCCCAGCTGTGCAAGCTCCTAAGAAGCCAGAAGATGTGGAGAAAGAGGTGGAGTCCGAGGCACTGCCAGCCATCATTTCGGATTCACACAACAAGGTGAGGATGGCAAATGCAGCTTACAAGGAGATGGTGGGTCAGCCAGAGTGTTCCTGGCTCGATTCAATGGTGGCCAGCTCGTGCAAAAGGATCAGTGGGGAGGTTACACTTCAGCTTTCTGATACAAGGGTGCCAACTCTATCAAATGGGTTTTCATGCTGGGTGACGATAGAGTGGGGCAATGAGATGGACAAGCATGCTGTCAATGCTTTCTGTGATGTGATCAAACTGGCCTGCGAGTCCAAGGACTACCTCTTCACTTGGAGGTTCCACACCCACAGCAGAGAGGCTTCTCAGTCCAGTTCTAATGAAATTGCTACTTGTAACTAA
- the LOC112169884 gene encoding trichohyalin, with translation MEPPLPANYVTLLQLKERYLKEKERERKEKEEEEERKEEEERAQKEKEEREREQAEKDRAQKEKEERERKGNYVTLLQLKERYLREKEREQAEKDRAHKEEEEAKLRKFRPVDRREFRPVDRREFRPVDRSVSVCEGGEMEGKSEKPPEEEEKRKKKKKNKRWKKNIRAENEEVRSEKEGVVVLVVQESSEKANNGFRRNGRERRRAGGVEFREKSKNGEEIEPKARNLLINGETEMGDDRLRRPNSRNVGAKDEIEPKVRDLRMDGETERRNDRRRRSNSRNVGAKEEIEPKGRDLGMNGETERGNDRRRRPNRRNVGAREEIEPKVRDFSMNGETERGSDGLRGAKEESEPKVRDLSKHGETERGDRLRGPNNKQESEPKVRDLSKHGETERGDRRRGPNNKAESEPKVRDLSKHGETERGDRLRGPNNKEECEPKVRDLSKHGETERGDRLRGPNSKEESEPKVRDLSKHGETERGDRLRGPNNKEESEPKVRDLSKHGETERGDRLRGPNSKEESEPKVRDLSKHGETEGGEDRLWRPKGKNVGGKDETGLKVMDSSVKAESEGGDERLRRPSRSDYHGNGKTWGYKKEKQRQWAVLAWVKKGEVSDGNVAGVQN, from the coding sequence ATGGAGCCTCCTCTGCCGGCGAACTACGTCACTCTGCTCCAGCTGAAGGAGCGGTACCTGAAAGAGAAGGAGCGGGAGCgaaaggagaaggaggaggaagaagaacggaaggaggaggaggagcgagcgcagaaggagaaggaggagcgAGAACGAGAACAAGCGGAGAAGGATCGAGCGCAGAAGGAAAAGGAGGAGCGAGAGCGAAAGGGGAACTACGTCACTCTCCTCCAGCTCAAAGAGCGGTACCTGAGAGAGAAGGAGCGAGAGCAGGCGGAGAAGGATCGAGCGcacaaggaggaagaagaggcgAAATTGCGGAAGTTTCGGCCGGTTGATCGGAGGGAGTTTCGGCCGGTTGATCGGAGAGAGTTTCGGCCGGTTGATCGGAGTGTTTCGGTGTGCGAGGGTGGGGAGATGGAGGGGAAGAGCGAGAAGCcgccggaggaggaggagaagaggaagaagaagaagaagaataaacgGTGGAAGAAGAATATTAGGGCAGAGAACGAGGAGGTGAGGAGTGAGAAGGAAGGTGTAGTAGTTCTGGTGGTTCAAGAGAGTAGCGAGAAGGCAAATAATGGTTTCAGAAGGAATGGACGAGAAAGGAGAAGAGCTGGTGGTGTTGAGTTTAGGGAAAAGAGCAAGAATGGGGAGGAGATTGAACCAAAAGCTAggaatttattgataaatggTGAGACTGAAATGGGGGATGATAGGTTGAGGAGGCCAAATAGCAGGAATGTGGGTGCGAAAGACGAGATTGAGCCGAAAGTTAGGGACTTAAGGATGGATGGTGAGACTGAAAGAAGGAATGATAGGCGGAGGAGGTCAAATAGCAGGAATGTGGGAGCCAAGGAAGAGATTGAGCCGAAAGGTAGGGACTTGGGGATGAATGGTGAGACAGAAAGAGGGAATGATAGGCGGAGGAGGCCAAATCGCAGGAATGTGGGTGCCAGGGAGGAGATTGAGCCGAAAGTTAGGGACTTTTCGATGAATGGTGAGACTGAAAGAGGGAGTGATGGGCTGAGGGGGGCTAAGGAGGAGAGTGAGCCAAAAGTTAGGGATTTATCAAAGCATGGTGAGACTGAAAGAGGGGATAGGCTGAGGGGGCCAAATAACAAGCAGGAGAGTGAGCCAAAAGTTAGGGATTTATCGAAGCATGGTGAGACTGAAAGAGGGGATAGGCGGAGGGGGCCAAATAACAAGGCGGAGAGTGAGCCAAAAGTTAGGGATTTATCGAAGCATGGTGAGACTGAACGAGGGGATAGGCTGAGGGGGCCAAATAACAAGGAGGAGTGTGAGCCAAAAGTTAGGGATTTATCGAAGCATGGTGAGACTGAAAGAGGGGATAGGCTGAGGGGGCCAAATAGCAAGGAGGAGAGTGAGCCAAAAGTTAGGGATTTATCGAAGCATGGTGAGACTGAAAGAGGGGATAGGCTGAGGGGGCCAAATAACAAGGAGGAGAGTGAGCCAAAAGTTAGGGATTTATCGAAGCATGGTGAGACTGAAAGAGGGGATAGGCTGAGGGGGCCAAATAGCAAGGAGGAGAGTGAGCCAAAAGTTAGGGATTTATCGAAGCATGGTGAGACTGAAGGAGGGGAAGATAGATTGTGGAGGCCGAAGGGCAAGAATGTGGGTGGGAAGGATGAGACCGGGCTGAAAGTTATGGACTCATCAGTGAAGGCTGAGAGTGAAGGAGGGGATGAACGGTTGAGGAGGCCAAGTAGGTCTGATTACCATGGTAATGGAAAAACTTGGGGTTACAAGAAAGAGAAGCAGAGGCAGTGGGCTGTCCTGGCTTGGGTGAAGAAGGGAGAGGTTTCTGATGGCAATGTTGCTGGAGTTCAAAACTGA
- the LOC112169885 gene encoding putative nucleobase-ascorbate transporter 10 isoform X1, producing MAQCGGGNNDKSNGGGGCTCSGKKKINGDGGRDKKFEELQPHPIKEQLPGVQYCVNSPPPWTEAIVLGFQHYLLTLGITVLIPNTIVPQMGGGDVEKARVVQTMLFLSGLNTLLQSLFGTRLPSVVVGSYTYVLPATSIILANRYKAFTDPHERFLQSMRGIQGALIVTASFQMIVGFLGLWRNVVRFLSPLSIVPYITFAGLGLYHLGFPMLARCVELGLPELIIVVFISQYLSRFINTKWQIFDRFAVTFSVGIVWLFAQLLTSSGVYDNKPASTQMSCRTDRSGLLAASPWIYIPYPFQWGSPTFNAGEAFAMVAASLVSLIESSGTFYATARYGSATPVPPSVVSRGVGWLGVGVFLNGMFGSLTGTTASVENAGLLALTRVGSRRVIQISAGFMIFFSIFGKCGALFASIPMPIIAALYCILFGYVSSAGLGFLQFCNLNSFRTKFILGFSFFMGISVPQYFREYRLGHIHCGPRWVRALIFEPTVSQIFLFFLCTIISLTYLLFVIFQFNDVVTVTFMSHTLVAALVALILDCSLSRENDASRKDSGLNWWAKFGVYGSDVRNDEFYALPCSLDKLFPAH from the exons ATGGCCCAATGCGGTGGTGGCAACAACGACAAGAGTAATGGCGGTGGTGGTTGTACTTGTAGTGgcaagaagaagatcaatggTGATGGTGGCCGCGACAAAAAGTTCGAGGAGTTGCAGCCACACCCAATAAAAGAGCAGTTACCAGGAGTTCAGTACTGTGTTAACAGTCCTCCTCCATGGA CTGAAGCTATAGTGTTGGGTTTCCAGCACTATCTTTTAACTCTTGGTATTACTGTCTTGATTCCAAACACAATTGTTCCTCAAATGGGCGGAGGCGAT GTTGAGAAGGCTAGGGTGGTACAAACCATGCTCTTTCTTTCAGGGTTGAACACACTCTTGCAATCTCTATTTGGGACCAGACTTCCCTCGGTGGTAGTGGGATCATATACTTATGTACTCCCCGCAACTTCAATAATCCTAGCCAATAGATACAAGGCATTCACAGATCCTCATGAG AGGTTTTTACAAAGTATGAGAGGCATACAAGGGGCTCTAATTGTCACCGCCAGTTTTCAGATGATTGTGGGCTTCCTAGGCTTGTGGAGAAATGTTGTAAG GTTTCTGAGCCCTCTTTCTATTGTGCCGTACATAACCTTTGCTGGACTTGGCCTCTATCATCTTGGTTTCCCTATG TTGGCAAGATGTGTTGAACTTGGTCTTCCAGAGTTGATCATCGTGGTATTCATCTCACAG TATCTTTCTCGTTTTATAAATACAAAGTGGCAGATATTTGACAGATTTGCAGTCACGTTCTCTGTTGGAATTGTGTGGTTATTTGCACAACTTCTTACCTCAAGTGGTGTTTATGACAACAAACCTGCGAGCACTCAGATGAGTTGTCGCACTGACCGTTCTGGCCTTCTTGCTGCATCTCCCTG GATATACATTCCATATCCATTTCAATGGGGAAGCCCCACTTTTAATGCAGGAGAAGCTTTTGCAATGGTTGCTGCCTCTTTAGTTTCTCTCATAGAG TCGTCTGGTACATTTTATGCTACAGCAAGATATGGGAGTGCAACACCTGTACCCCCTTCTGTCGTTAGTCGGGGTGTTGGCTGGCTA GGTGTTGGAGTTTTTCTGAATGGGATGTTTGGTTCTCTAACTGGCACTACTGCATCAGT TGAAAATGCTGGTCTATTGGCATTGACAAGAGTTGGAAGCCGTAGAGTTATCCAAATTTCAGCTGGTTTCATGATATTCTTCTCTATATTTG GAAAATGTGGAGCCCTTTTTGCATCTATTCCCATGCCAATCATAGCAGCTCTTTACTGCATCTTATTTGGCTATGTTT CATCTGCTGGTCTTGGTTTTCTACAGTTCTGTAACTTGAACAGTTTCAGAACAAAATTTATATTGGGGTTCTCTTTCTTCATGGGAATTTCAGTACCACAATACTTCAGAGAATATAGGTTGGGGCATATTCACTGTGGTCCTAGATGGGTGAGAGCATTAATTTTTGAACCAACAGTGtcacaaatttttctttttttcctctgCACCATTATTAGCCTGACTTATTTACTGTTCGTTATTTTTCAGTTTAATGATGTAGTGACAGTGACCTTCATGTCTCACACATTAGTAGCTGCTCTGGTTGCTCTTATACTGGACTGCTCGCTTTCGCGAGAAAATGATGCATCTAGAAAAGACAGTGGCTTGAACTGGTGGGCGAAATTTGGGGTATATGGTTCTGATGTTAGGAATGATGAGTTCTATGCATTACCATGCAGTCTGGACAAGCTTTTCCCAGCTCATTGA
- the LOC112169885 gene encoding putative nucleobase-ascorbate transporter 10 isoform X2 translates to MAQCGGGNNDKSNGGGGCTCSGKKKINGDGGRDKKFEELQPHPIKEQLPGVQYCVNSPPPWTEAIVLGFQHYLLTLGITVLIPNTIVPQMGGGDVEKARVVQTMLFLSGLNTLLQSLFGTRLPSVVVGSYTYVLPATSIILANRYKAFTDPHERFLQSMRGIQGALIVTASFQMIVGFLGLWRNVVRFLSPLSIVPYITFAGLGLYHLGFPMLARCVELGLPELIIVVFISQYLSRFINTKWQIFDRFAVTFSVGIVWLFAQLLTSSGVYDNKPASTQMSCRTDRSGLLAASPWIYIPYPFQWGSPTFNAGEAFAMVAASLVSLIESSGTFYATARYGSATPVPPSVVSRGVGWLGVGVFLNGMFGSLTGTTASVENAGLLALTRVGSRRVIQISAGFMIFFSIFGKCGALFASIPMPIIAALYCILFGYVSSAGLGFLQFCNLNSFRTKFILGFSFFMGISVPQYFREYRLGHIHCGPRWFNDVVTVTFMSHTLVAALVALILDCSLSRENDASRKDSGLNWWAKFGVYGSDVRNDEFYALPCSLDKLFPAH, encoded by the exons ATGGCCCAATGCGGTGGTGGCAACAACGACAAGAGTAATGGCGGTGGTGGTTGTACTTGTAGTGgcaagaagaagatcaatggTGATGGTGGCCGCGACAAAAAGTTCGAGGAGTTGCAGCCACACCCAATAAAAGAGCAGTTACCAGGAGTTCAGTACTGTGTTAACAGTCCTCCTCCATGGA CTGAAGCTATAGTGTTGGGTTTCCAGCACTATCTTTTAACTCTTGGTATTACTGTCTTGATTCCAAACACAATTGTTCCTCAAATGGGCGGAGGCGAT GTTGAGAAGGCTAGGGTGGTACAAACCATGCTCTTTCTTTCAGGGTTGAACACACTCTTGCAATCTCTATTTGGGACCAGACTTCCCTCGGTGGTAGTGGGATCATATACTTATGTACTCCCCGCAACTTCAATAATCCTAGCCAATAGATACAAGGCATTCACAGATCCTCATGAG AGGTTTTTACAAAGTATGAGAGGCATACAAGGGGCTCTAATTGTCACCGCCAGTTTTCAGATGATTGTGGGCTTCCTAGGCTTGTGGAGAAATGTTGTAAG GTTTCTGAGCCCTCTTTCTATTGTGCCGTACATAACCTTTGCTGGACTTGGCCTCTATCATCTTGGTTTCCCTATG TTGGCAAGATGTGTTGAACTTGGTCTTCCAGAGTTGATCATCGTGGTATTCATCTCACAG TATCTTTCTCGTTTTATAAATACAAAGTGGCAGATATTTGACAGATTTGCAGTCACGTTCTCTGTTGGAATTGTGTGGTTATTTGCACAACTTCTTACCTCAAGTGGTGTTTATGACAACAAACCTGCGAGCACTCAGATGAGTTGTCGCACTGACCGTTCTGGCCTTCTTGCTGCATCTCCCTG GATATACATTCCATATCCATTTCAATGGGGAAGCCCCACTTTTAATGCAGGAGAAGCTTTTGCAATGGTTGCTGCCTCTTTAGTTTCTCTCATAGAG TCGTCTGGTACATTTTATGCTACAGCAAGATATGGGAGTGCAACACCTGTACCCCCTTCTGTCGTTAGTCGGGGTGTTGGCTGGCTA GGTGTTGGAGTTTTTCTGAATGGGATGTTTGGTTCTCTAACTGGCACTACTGCATCAGT TGAAAATGCTGGTCTATTGGCATTGACAAGAGTTGGAAGCCGTAGAGTTATCCAAATTTCAGCTGGTTTCATGATATTCTTCTCTATATTTG GAAAATGTGGAGCCCTTTTTGCATCTATTCCCATGCCAATCATAGCAGCTCTTTACTGCATCTTATTTGGCTATGTTT CATCTGCTGGTCTTGGTTTTCTACAGTTCTGTAACTTGAACAGTTTCAGAACAAAATTTATATTGGGGTTCTCTTTCTTCATGGGAATTTCAGTACCACAATACTTCAGAGAATATAGGTTGGGGCATATTCACTGTGGTCCTAGATGG TTTAATGATGTAGTGACAGTGACCTTCATGTCTCACACATTAGTAGCTGCTCTGGTTGCTCTTATACTGGACTGCTCGCTTTCGCGAGAAAATGATGCATCTAGAAAAGACAGTGGCTTGAACTGGTGGGCGAAATTTGGGGTATATGGTTCTGATGTTAGGAATGATGAGTTCTATGCATTACCATGCAGTCTGGACAAGCTTTTCCCAGCTCATTGA
- the LOC112169888 gene encoding protein SOB FIVE-LIKE 5 isoform X2: protein MNISQSQYNSGCESGWTHYLDQSYLSGSHGIQKGDDYVGTKPEFEEEEEEEDLSMVSDASSGPPHYQELYEDGCSFSVNSSASKLGKKKKSKESRGKEQHHHLDDTASSSVFNYYSKKKMSTLSKNEPSMQNVLEYSEGFSTTHMKHFGYLNSSLAPQNLVIFKEEAGSNDYDGNE from the exons ATGAACATATCACAATCACAATACAATAGTGGGTGTGAATCTGGGTGGACACATTACCTAGATCAGTCGTATCTTTCTGGAAGCCATGGGATTCAAAAAGGTGATGATTATGTAGGAACAAAACCAGaatttgaagaggaagaagaggaggaggatctATCCATGGTGTCTGATGCTTCTTCTGGACCTCCACATTACCAAGAATTATATGAAGATGGGTGTTCGTTTTCTGTTAATTCTTCGGCTTCCAAATTAggcaagaaaaagaagagcaaAGAAAGTAGAGGCAAAGAACAACACCACCATCTTGATGACACCGCTAGCTCCTCAGTCTTCAACTACTACTCCAAG AAAAAGATGAGTACTCTTTCCAAGAATGAACCTTCAATGCAGAATGTACTGGAATACTCTGAGGGTTTCTCAACAACACATATGAAG CACTTTGGTTACTTGAACTCATCTCTAGCTCCACAAAACCTG GTGATTTTCAAGGAGGAGGCTGGGAGTAATGATTATGATGGGAATGAATGA
- the LOC112169888 gene encoding protein SOB FIVE-LIKE 5 isoform X1 has product MNISQSQYNSGCESGWTHYLDQSYLSGSHGIQKGDDYVGTKPEFEEEEEEEDLSMVSDASSGPPHYQELYEDGCSFSVNSSASKLGKKKKSKESRGKEQHHHLDDTASSSVFNYYSKKKMSTLSKNEPSMQNVLEYSEGFSTTHMKGKSALLQHFGYLNSSLAPQNLVIFKEEAGSNDYDGNE; this is encoded by the exons ATGAACATATCACAATCACAATACAATAGTGGGTGTGAATCTGGGTGGACACATTACCTAGATCAGTCGTATCTTTCTGGAAGCCATGGGATTCAAAAAGGTGATGATTATGTAGGAACAAAACCAGaatttgaagaggaagaagaggaggaggatctATCCATGGTGTCTGATGCTTCTTCTGGACCTCCACATTACCAAGAATTATATGAAGATGGGTGTTCGTTTTCTGTTAATTCTTCGGCTTCCAAATTAggcaagaaaaagaagagcaaAGAAAGTAGAGGCAAAGAACAACACCACCATCTTGATGACACCGCTAGCTCCTCAGTCTTCAACTACTACTCCAAG AAAAAGATGAGTACTCTTTCCAAGAATGAACCTTCAATGCAGAATGTACTGGAATACTCTGAGGGTTTCTCAACAACACATATGAAG GGAAAATCTGCTTTGCTGCAGCACTTTGGTTACTTGAACTCATCTCTAGCTCCACAAAACCTG GTGATTTTCAAGGAGGAGGCTGGGAGTAATGATTATGATGGGAATGAATGA